GCGCTCACCGCCCGCCTGGCGGCGGTGACGCCGGCCCAGGTCGACAGGACAATGGCCTCCACCGGCCTGACCTTGGAGCGCCTGGCAGCCCTGTTGTCCCCGGCTGCCGGCCACCGGTTGGAGGAGATGGCGGCCCGTTCCGCCAGCCTCACCCGGCAGCGGTTCGGCCGCACCATCCAGCTCTACGCCCCGGTCTATCTCTCCAACTATTGCGCCAACCGCTGCCTCTACTGCGGCTTTTCCGCGGACCACGCCATTGCCCGCCGCTCCTTGAGCCTGGACGAGGCAGAGGCGGAGGCCGAGATCTTGCGGGGCCGGGGCTTCGCCCATCTGCTCCTGGTAGCGGGCGAATCCCCCCCCCACCTGGGGGTAGCCCGCCTGGCGGCCCTGGCCCGGCGTCTCAAGGACCGCTTCGCCGCCCTTGCGGTGGAGGTGCAGCCCCTGTCCGAAGAGGGCTACCGGCAGCTGTTCGCCGCCGGGGTCACCGGCGTCACCGTCTACCAGGAGACCTACGACCGCCGGGTTTACGCCCAGGTCCATCCGGCTGGCCGCAAGCGGGATTACGACTTCCGCCTTGCCACCCCGGCCCGGGCCGCCGCCGCCGGCATGCGGGAGGTGGGCATCGGCGCCCTGCTGGGCCTGGCCGATTGGCGGGCCGAGGGCCTGGCCATCGGCCTCCATCTGGCCTGGCTGCGGCGCCATTTCTGGCAGACCGCCTGCACCGTCTCCTTCCCGCGCCTGCGGCCGGCCACCGGCGAGTTCCAGGCTCTGGCCCCGGTGGGCGAGCGGGATCTGGCCCAGCTGGTCTTCGCCCTGCGGCTCTTCGATCCGGATGTGGGCCTGGTGCTCTCCACCCGGGAGGAGGCGCGCTTCCGGGACGGCATGATGGGCCTGGGCCCCACCCGCTACTCCGCCGGCTCCTGCACCGCTCCGGGCGGCTATTCTCAGCCGGAGCGGGCCGGCGAGCAGTTCGCCGTCGGCGACCACCGGTCGCTGGCCCAGGTAGCCGCCGCCATCCGGGCCCAGGGCTTCGACCCGGTGTGCAAGGACTGGGACAGCGCCTTCCAGGCGGCGTAGTCGCGCCGCGAATCCCCGGGGGTTCATCTGTCCCATAGGTCCTACAGGTCCCATAAGTCCCACGAGCCCAACAGGCAGCTCGGCGCCAAGACCCTTTTGACCCTGCACGCCAGGGCTCACCAGAACCGCAACCGCACAGCTCATACCCCCAAGGAGGAGCAGCATGGCCGATCTCAAGAAGATGTACACCACCATCCTGGGCGACCATTTTCCCATGGAGATGACCATCTCCTTCGGCGACCAGACCCTGGTCTACCGGAAGAAGACCTGGAAGATCCCCCAGGAGGACGGCACCATCGATGAGCGGGGGGTGCGCTACGGCGAGAACCCGGACCAGGAGGCCGCCCTCTATGAGCTGGTGAACGGCAACCTGGTGCTGGGGGGCTGCCAGTTCGTGGCGCCAGGCCACGGGCTGGTCTCGGCCATCGGCGTCGAGGACATGCTGCAGGTGGGCAAGCACCCGGGCAAGATCAACCTCACCGACATCGACAATGCCCTCAATATCGTGAAATTCCTCATGGCCAGCCCAGCGGCGGTGATCGTCAAGCACAACAACCCGTGTGGCGTCGCCCTGGGCGACTCCCTGGCCACAGCCTACCAGCGGGCCAACCGCGCGGACCGCATCGCGGCCTTCGGCGGCGCGGTGGTGGTGAACCGGGCCCTGGACACGACCACCGCCGAGGCCATGAGCGAGAACTACCTGGAGGTGGTGGCCGCGCCGGAATTCGAGGAAGGCAGCCTGGCGATCCTGGCCCGGCGCAAGAACCTCCGGGTGGTCAAGGTGCCCGGCATCGAGCGGCTGGCCGACTTTGTCCACCAGCGCTTTGTGGACTTCAAGAGCCTCATCGACGGCGGCATCATCGTCCAGCAGTCGCCGGTCAATGCGGTTCTCAGGCCGCAGGACCTCAAGCCTGCGGTGTGCGTGGTCAAGGGGCAGGAGCACCGGGTGGAGCGGGAGCCGGACGCCCGGGAGGTCGCCGACATGCTCTTCGGCTGGGCTGTGGAGCAGGGCGTCACCTCCAACTCGGTGATCTATGTCAAGGACGGCTGCACGACGGGCATCGGCACCGGCGAGCAGGACCGGGTGGGGGTGGCCCAGATCGCCGTCTACAAGGCCTACACCAAGTACGCCGACATCCTCTGCTTCGACCGCCTGGGCATCCCGTACGCGGACCTGACTCTGGCCATCGACAAGGGGGAGCGGGACCAGGCCGAAAAGGAGGAGATCGACCGGCAGGTCCAGGCCGACCGGGCCGGGCTGCCGGGCTCGATCATGGTCTCCGACGCCTTCTTCCCCTTCCGGGATGGGGCCGACGTGGGGATCCGCCAGGGGGTCTCCGCCATCGTCCAGCCCGGCGGCTCGGCCCGGGACTGGGAGACCATCCAGGCATGCAACGAGGCCCGGCCCCAGGTGGCCATGAAATTCACCGGCCAGCGGGCCTTCAAGCACTGAGCGCCCCGTCGCGCGGCATCGGTAGCGCGGGTGGTAGGGGCAAGCCCCATGGCTGCCGTAGCAAGGCCGGCGGGCAGCCACGGGGGGCTGCCCCTACCTGTTGGCCATTTTGCAGTGCCGGGTATCAGCGGGCGACCACAAAGGCCTGGGGATAGCCGGCGCCGCTCCAGGCCACCTCCGCTTCCCGGGCCGCGGCCAGGTGCCGGCCGGCATAGACCTGCACCCGGAAGAAGACCTGGTCGCCCCGGTCGTAGCGCTCGATAACCGCCTGACTGCCCGCCCCGGCCAGCTGCGCCCGCAGCCGCTCGGCATTGGCCGACTCCACGAAGGCGCCCACCTGGATATAGAACTCGCCGCGGTCGAAATCAGGCGGCGGCAGCAGCTGGGGAGCGCCGCCCGGCGCCCCCGGGGGAATCCCCTCCCCCAGAGCCGCGATGCGCACCCGGGCGGTGCCCCGGGCCACCACCCCCAGCTCCCGGGCCACCCCGTAGGAAAGATCCACCACCCGCTCCTTGACGAAAGGACCCCGGTCGTTGACCCGGGCCACCATCTCCAGGCCGTTGTCCAGGTTCTGGATCAGGAGCGGCGTGTGCATGGGCAGCGTCTTGTGGGCCACGGTGGGGCCGTACATGTCGTAGACCTCTCCACAGGCGGTACGCCGGCCGTGGGAGGGCTCGCCGTACCAGGACGCGACCCCTTCCTCCACGTAGCCCACCGCTGAGGGCAGGGGGTAGTACGTGCGGCCGTCGATGACATAGGGCCGCTGGGTTGCCGGGATGCGGCCGGTTGTTGGCGGCAGCCGGCTGGGGAGCGATGGGGGAGGAAGGGAGGTGGCCGGCGGCAGCGCCGCCGGCTTGTGGGTCGAGCAGCCGGCCAGGCCGGCGGCCAGCATGACACCGGCCAGAAGAACAAGACGCTTCATGGGCTGGACCTGGGCTAGAGGGCTTGCGAACAGAGCTGCTTGCCCGATTGTGCTCCATTCGCCGGCCGCTGGCAACCCCGCGTCCCGTGAGCCTTGACGGCCGCTGTCCCGCCGTATTGACAAAACCCGACCGCTGGCTATACTGCCGCCATGAGTCCGAGCCGCGCCCCTCACAAGACGAAATTCATCTTCATCACCGGCGGCGTTCTCTCCTCCCTGGGCAAGGGCCTGGCAGCTGCCGCCATCGGCGCCCTCCTGGAAAGCCGCGGCCTCAAGGTCACCTTCCAGAAGCTCGACCCGTACATCAACGTCGATCCCGGCACCATGAACCCCTTCCAGCACGGGGAGGTGTTCGTCACCGACGATGGCGCCGAAAGCGACCTCGATCTGGGCCACTACGAGCGCTACGCCCATGTCACCATGGGCCAGGCGAACAACTACACCACCGGCCGCATCTACAACGCCGTCATCACCAAGGAGCGCCGGGGTGAGTACCTGGGGGGCACGGTCCAGGTCATCCCCCATATCACCGACGAGATCAAGGCTGCCATCCGCAGCCTGGCCGACGGCATCGACGTGGCCATCATCGAGATCGGCGGCACGGTGGGCGACATCGAAAGCCTGCCCTTCCTGGAGGCGATCCGCCAGTTCCGCATCGACGCCGGCCGCCAGAACGCCATCTTCATCCACGTCACCCTCGTCCCCTATATCCGCACCGCCGGCGAGGTCAAGACCAAGCCCACCCAGCACTCGGTCAAGGAGCTCCGGGCCATCGGCATCCAGCCGGACATCCTTTTGTGCCGCACCGAGCAGCGCCTGTCCCGGGAGATCAAATCCAAGATCGCCCTGTTCTGCAACGTCGACGTGGATGCGGTGATCACCGCCCGGGACGTGGAGAGCATCTACGAGGTGCCCTTGTGCTTCCACGAGGAGGGCCTGGACAACAAGATCCTCGATCTGCTGAACGTCTGGACCGGGGCGCCACGCCTGGAGCCTTGGCGGGAGCTGGTGGACCGGATCAAAAGCCCCGGCCGCCAGGTCAAGATCGGCATCATCGGCAAGTATGTCGACCTGAAAGAGTCCTACAAGAGCCTGCATGAGGCCCTGGTTCACGGCGGCATCGCCAACGACGCCCGGGTGGAGCTCCAGTACGTCAGCGCTGAGGACCTGGAGGACAAGCCGCCGGAGGCGCTGTTGGCCGACGTCGACGGCATCCTGGTGCCCGGGGGCTTTGGTGGCCGAGGGGTGCGGGGCAAGATCAATGCCGTCACCTTCGCCCGGATGGGCAAGATCCCGTTTTTCGGCATCTGCCTGGGGATGCAGCTGGCGGTGGTGGAGTTCGCCCGCCACGTGGCCGACCTGCCCGAGGCCAACAGCCGGGAGTTCGATCCGGAAACCCCCCAGCCGGTCATCTACCTGATGCGGGAGTGGTTCGACTACCGCACCCAGGAGATCCAGATCCGGGACGAGCATTCCGACTTCGGCGGCACCCTGCGGCTGGGGGCGTATCCCTGCCGGCTTATGCCGGGCAGCCTCGCTCATCAGGCCTATGGCACGGATGAGATCTTCGAGCGCCACCGCCACCGCTACGAATTCAACAACCAGTACCGCGAGGCCCTGGAGGCCAGGGGCCTGGTGGTGAGTGGCGTCTCCCCCAACAACGAGCTGGTGGAGATCGTCGAGCTGACCGACCATCCCTGGTTCCTGGGCTGCCAGTTCCATCCCGAGTTCAAGAGCCGGCCCATGGCCCCCCACCCCCTGTTCACGGCCTTCATCGCCGCGGCCCTGCGGCGGCGCGGCGAAAAATGACCCTGGTCTCCCTGGCCGGCCGCCTGACGGTCGGTGCCGGCCAGCCGCTCCTGGTCATCGCCGGGCCCTGCGTTTTGGAAGACGAGGCCCTGGCCCGGGACATCGCCCTCACCCTCCGGGATCTCACCGCCCAGCGCGGCGTATCCTTCATCTTCAAGGCCTCCTGGGACAAGGCCAACCGCACCTCGGCCCAGGCCTACCGCGGCCCGGGCCTGAAGAAGGGCTTGGCCATCCTGGCCCGCCTCAAGGCCGATCTTGATCTGCCGGTCACCAGCGATGTCCATGAGCCGGCCCAGGTGCCGGCCGCCGCGGACGTGCTGGACGTCATCCAGATTCCGGCCTTCCTCTGCCGCCAGACCGACCTCCTGCTGGCCGCTGCGGCCAGCGGCCGAGTGGTCAATGTCAAGAAGGGCCAGTTTCTCGCCCCATGGGACATGCGCCACGTGGTGGCCAAGCTTGCGGCCGGGAGGTGTGATCGCATCTTCCTCACCGAACGGGGCAGTTCGTTCGGCTACAACAACCTGGTGGTGGACATGCGGGGCCTGGCGATCATGGCGGACCTGGGCTGGCCGGTCATCTTCGACGCCACCCATGCGGTGCAGCTGCCCGGTGCCGGTGACGGCTGCTCGGCTGGCGAGCGCCGGCATGTGGCCGCCTTGAGCCGGGCCGCGGTGGCAGCCGGCGTGGACGGCGTCTTTTTCGAGGTGCATCCGGACCCGGACCGGGCCCGGTGCGATGGCCCCAATTCGTTGCCCCTGGCCGAAGTGGGTCCACTGCTCGATCGCCTCCTGGCCATCCGCCGGGCGGTCCAGGAAGAGCTTCGGTGAGGACCCACGGAGACCAGCCCATTGACCAACGATCGCGGCCAACATCTGGTGTTCATCAGCCACAGCGGCACAGACACCTGGGTCGCCAAGCAGATCGCACGCGAGATCGCGGACCGCGGTGCAGTGCCCTTTCTTGACGAGGCGGAAATTGACGTCGGCGCCGATTTTGAGGACGACATCCTGTCCTTCCTGGAGAAAGCCGACGAACTGGTGGTGCTGATCACACCCTGGGCACTCGAGCGGCCGTACGTCTGGGCCGAGCTGGGCGCGGCCTGGGGCCGGCGCATTCCCATTGTAGGTCTCCTTCTGGGACTATCGGCAAGCGAGCTTCAGGCGCGACCGGGCGTTCCGGTCCTCCTCAAAAAGCGGGATCTGCTCACATTGAACGAGATCGACGTGTACCTCGGTCAACTCCGTGGCCGGATCCGGCGCCATCCCTGCAGTTCCGACGAGGGTGCCCCATGAGCGGACCTAAGGTCTTCATTTCCTACTCGCACGACGACACGGAGTGGGTTCGCAAGTTCGCGGAGGCGTTGCGGGATCAGAGTGTGGAGGTGTGGCTCGACACGTGGCAGGTGCATCCCGGCGATTCGATCTCAGAGGCCGTTGAGGCGGGCCTGCGGGGAAGCGACGCGATCGTGGCCATTGTTTCCGCAGCCAATGCACGACGTCCGGACTTGCTCTTCGAACTCGGCGTCGCACTGGGCACGGGCAAGCGCTTGATCCCCATCGTCGAGGCAGACCTCGACGCCTCGATCGTCCCCTTTGAGCTGCGCAGCCGCCGGTATCTCACCAAAGGCGCGCCCGGTGACGCTGCACGTGAGGTCGCGGAAGCTCTCCGGGGGAAGGCAGCGTAGCCTCGGTATCTCTTTGGGTAGCCGGCCAGGCCATGCCCCACGAATCCTACCCTTCTGACTGCGATGTCACCCGGGGCCTTCTGGCCATGGGCAACCGCCACCAGAGCGCCCTGCACCGGGGCCGCTCCATCCGCCTCTTGGCCCTGGACGTGGACGGCATCCTCACCGACGGCACCCTCTACTACGGCCCCGGCGGCCAGGAGTGGAAGGCGTTCCACGTCCGGGATGGCCTGGGCATCCGGCTTCTCCTGGAGGCCGGCCTTGAGGTCGCCCTCATCACCGCCCGCCAGTCGGAGGTGGTGGCGCGCCGGGCCGCGGATCTGGGGCTCACCCATGTCTTCCAGAGCGCCCGGCGCAAGAAGGAGACCTGCCAGACCCTGGCTGACCGCCTGGGCCTCGCCTGGTCCCAGATCGCCTTCATGGGTGACGACTGGCTGGACCTGGCCCTTTTGCGCCAGGTGGGGCTGGCTGCCACGGTGCCGGAAGCGCCCCGGGAGGTGAAGGAGGCCGCCCATTTCATCACCACCACTGGTGGCGGCCGGGGTGCGGTGCGGGAGGTCTGCCACCTTCTCCTGGAGGCGCAAGGCCTCGTCGCCGGCATCCTCGATGCCCTGCCCCGGTGATGCCAAGTCCCCTGCCAGTGCCCCCCTCGCGCCGCCGCGCTGACCTGCTTGTCGCCGCTGGCCGGCACGGCCACCCCTTTTCTCCCCTGCCAATCCGGTCCCAGCCTGCATGCAGCCCGGATTGAGCCGGCGCCCAGGCCTGCCCCTGGCGCTGGCCGCCACCATCCTCGCCACCGCCCTGCTCCGGAGCCCGCTGTCGCAGTTCCTGGCCAGGACCGCGGACCAGGCCGCCGCACCGCCAGGGACAAGCCAGCCCCAGCTGGCCATCAGCCGAGCCCATTTCGTCCTGGAGCGCCGGGACGGCGAGGCCTGGGAGCTGATCAGCGACCAGGCCGCCAGCACCGGCCCCGGCGGCGAAACCCTTGCCCTGGTCGGGGTGGAGGCCGTCTTCCGGCAGGCCGGCGCAGAGGCCCTGCGGGTCACCGCCAGCCGCGGCAGCTTCGAGACCACCCGGCAGGAGCTGCGCCTGGAGCCGGATGTCCAGGGCCGGGCCGCCAGCGGCTACCGCATCGAGACCCCGCTCCTCAGCTTCCTGGTGCGGGATCAGCAGATCGTGGGCGGCGGGCCGGTGTTGGTGGAGGGCCCAGGTTTTACCATTAACGGCCAGGGCCTTCTGTACCGCCTGGACACCGGCGCCCTCACCGTCACCGGCCGCCTCTCCTGCCAAGCCCGCTAGACCGGCCCGTCGGTCGGAGCCACCATTTTTGCAAGGCCGTCTCCGCCTCCATGCTTGACCGCCAGGTGTGTCCCGATTAGAATAGCGGGAACCGCAGGCCGCTGTTCCGTCTCCCGGCCCCGTCACTCCGCAGGCGGCTTTGCCGCGCCCATGATCAACCCTGGCATTAAGGATGAGGAAACATGAAAAAACTCAAGCTTCTCTATGTAGACGACGAGCCGGCGAGCCTGGACAACTTCCGCATCTCCTTCGGCAAGGAGTTCAACGTGCTGACGGCGGCCTCCGGCGAGGAGGGGCTGGCGGTGATGGCCGCCAACAAGGATGTGGCCCTGGTGGTCACAGACCAGCGCATGGACCACATGAGCGGGGTCGACTTCCTGGAGCAGCTCCAGAAGGACTACCCGGACACTGTCCGCCTGATCCTGACTGCCTTCACCGACACGGCGGAGATCCTCGATGCCATCAACCGCGGCCACGCTTTCCGCTATGTCGTCAAGCCCTGGGAGACCAAAGACCTGAGGGTGGTCCTCAAGCAGGCCGTCGACGCCTACCAGACGATCCTCAAGAACCGGGAGCTGACCCAGGCCTTCGAGGCCAAGACCCTGTCCCTGGACAAGCTCAAGGCCGAGTTGGAGGAGCGGGCCGCGGCCCTCAAGGGGTCCATGGAGGATCTGGATGCCAAGGAGGTGAAGTTCCGATCCGTCGTGGAGGCGGCCAGTGACGCCATCGTCACCGTGGACGGGGAAGGGCTGATCATGTTCTGGAACCAGGGCGCCACCGAGATCTTCGGCTACCCGGCGGCCGAGGCCCTGGGCCGTCCCTTTGTCGACCTTCTGCCCAAGGAAGATCGCAAGGCCGTGACCAAGATGCTCAAAAAGACCAGCAGCCGGAGCCGCGGCGGTGTGGATCGGCTGATGGATCTTCGCGGGGTGCGCAAGGACGAAAGCGAGTTCCCCATGGAGATGTCCGAGAGTCGCTGGCGGACCAAAGACGGCTCCTTCGTCACCCTGATCATCCGGGACATCTCTTCAAGGAAGGCCGCGGAAGAGGTGCTGCGGCAGCGCGAGGCGGAGCTGGAGACCCACACCCACAACCTCCAGGAGGTGAACGCGGCCCTCAATGTCCTTCTGGTCCGCCGGGAGGAGGACAAGCGGGAGCTGGAGGAGCGGGTGCTCACCAACGTCAAGCGGCTGATCATGCCCTACATGGAGAAGCTCCGGAACAACACCGAGCTGTCCAGCACCCAAACCGCCTATGTCACCATCCTGGAGACCAATCTCAAGGAGATCATCTCGCCGGTCACCGCCAAGATGGCGGCCAAGTACCTGGATCTGACCCCGAAGGAGATCCAGATCGCCAACCTGATCAAGGAGGGCCGCACCAACAAGGACATCGCCAAGGTGGTGCGGGTCTCCATCAACACCGTGCTCTTCCACCGCCACAACCTGCGCAAGAAGCTGGGCCTGCTCAACAAGAAGGCCAACCTGCGCTCGTACCTGACCTCCCTGCCCACCTGATCGGCCCGTGCCTGGCCGGGGCCCCGCCGCCCCGGCCAGGCGCCTTGCCAGCCTGGCCCAGCCTGGGGAAGATTGGGCCGCCGACCCCATGCGCCGCCCGGCCCCAAGCCCGCTCCTTCTGCCGATCCTGTTCTTCGCCCTCATGATCCTGGCGGGCACCGTGCTCCTGCACAGCCCCTGGAGCGCCGCCGGCAGCCGGATCGGCTGGCTGGACGCCCTGTTCACCGCCACATCCGCCACCTGCGTCACCGGCCTGACGGTGGTCGATACCGGCACCGCGTACAGCCCCTTCGGCCACGGGGTGATCCTGGTCCTCATCCAGGCCGGTGGCCTGGGCATCATGACCCTGACCAGCCTGATCTTCTATCTGTGGCGGCAGCGGGTCTCCCTCACCGACCGCATCGCGGTGGGGCAGAGCCTGCTGCACGATCCCAGCTTCCGCCTGGGCAGCTTCCTGGTGCGCCTGGTGCTCCTGACCGTGCTCATCGAGGCGGCAGGCGCCATCCTGCTGCATCTCCTGGCCCCCGCGGGCTTCCCTCCCTTCGCCGCCCTCTTCCACGCGGTCTCCGCCTTCTGCAACGCCGGCTTCTCTCTCTACGCCAGCAACCTCATGGACTGGCGCGGCGCCTGGGGCATCAACCTGGTGGTGATGGCACTCATCATCCTGGGCGGCATCGGCTTTTCGGTCCTGATCGAGGGTCAATCACTCTTGGCCAGCCGGCTGCGCCGGGAGTGGCCCCGCCGCCGTCCCTCCTGGTACGCCGGCGTCGTCCTCTCCACCTCGGCCTTTCTGGTGGTGGCCGGTGCCGGTGGACTGTACCTGAGCGAGCTCGGCGGCCAGCCTGCCAGCCGGCCCTGGGACGAGACCATCCTGGCCGCCCTCTTCCAGTCGGTGACCTGCCGGACCGCCGGCTTCAACACCCTGGACATCGGCCAGATGACCAACATCTCGCTGCTCATCATGATCATCCTCATGTTCATCGGCGGCGCCCCGGGCTCCTGCGCCGGTGGCATCAAGGTCACCACCTGCCGCACCCTGTGGGCCTTCACCAGGGCCCAGCTGCGGGGCCGGCGCCAGGCAGTCATCGGCCGCTTTGCCGTGAACAGCGCCACCCACAGCCGGGCGATCATCCTCTTCGTCTTTGCCAGCGGCATCATCAGTATTGCCGCCTTCCTCCTCACCGTGACCGAAGGCGGTACTGTTCCCCACCCCCAGGCCGGCGGCATCGAGCTGGACGTGCTCTTCGAGGCAGTGTCCGCCTTCGGCACCGTCGGCCTGTCCACCGGGCTTACCCCGAAGCTGAGCGTCGCCGGCAAGCTCATCATCACGGCCCTCATGTTCGTAGGCCGCCTGGGACCGATCCTGTTCGTGGCTGCCATGCAAAGCGTCCAGGAGCCGGAGCTCTTCACCTGGCCCGAGGACGACATGCTCATCGGCTGACCTTTCCTCCGGAGTCGAGGAGACCTCCTATGCCTGCCCCCCTGCAGATCGGCGTCATCGGCCTGGGCAAGTTCGGTTACACGTTTGGCAAGACCCTCATCAAGCTCGGACAGTCGGTGCTGGGGGTGGACAGCAACGCGGCCAACGTGGCCCGGGCGCAGCAGGTCTTCACCCAGGTCTTCCAGGCCGAGGCCAGCAACAAGAAGGCCCTGCAGCAGATGGGCTTCGCCGACCTGTCCCACGTGCTGGTCTCGGTGGGCGACTCCATCGCCGCCAGCACCATGATCACCATGTACCTCAAGGAGCTGGGCGTGCCCTCGGTGTGGGTGAAGGCCATCAACTCCGATCACGAGAAGCTCTTGCGCAAGGTGGGGGCAGACGAGGTGATCATCCCGGAGCACTTGGCCGCCAAGCAGCTGGCCAACCGCATCGCCAATCCCGGCTTCATCGAATACCTGCCGTTCGACCAGAAGATGGCCCTGAAAGAGCTGATCGTGGAGCATTGGGCTGGCAGGAGTCTGCGGGAGATCGACCTCACCAACCGCTTCGGTGTCCAGGTGGTCGCCATCCGCCAGGCCGCCGAGGAGACCTTCCGCTTCATTCCTCGCGCCAACGACCGCCTGGGCGCGGGAGACCGCCTGGTGGTCATCGGCGCCGCCGCCGCCCTGGCCAAGATCGAGCCCTGACGTCCGCCTCAGCCGTGCAGGTCGATATCCTGCACCGAAACCGGGCCGCTGACCGGCTCGGCGCTGGACAGCTGCTCGCTTTCCGGCACCGGGAAGCGGGTGGTGACCCTGGTGTACTCGCCTTCCACGCTCTCGATGATCAGCTTGCCATCGTGGTCCGTGACAATGCCGTGGCTGATGGCCAGGCCCAGGCCAGTGCCCTGGCCCGCCGGCTTGGTGGTGAAGAAGGGGTTGATGACCTTGTCGATGATCGAGGCCGGGATGCCGGTACCGGCGTCCAGGAAGCTGACGTCAATCACCCAACTGCCGTCGAGGTGCTTGAGCTCGCCGCTGATGGTCAGCTTCTTGTCGGGATGGGCGCCGCGGTACTTCTGATTCAGGGCGTAACGGGCGTTGTTGATGATGTTGATGAACACCTGCATGATCTGCTGGAAATTGGCGATCAGGCAGGGCAGGTCATCGGGAACCTGCAGATCCAGGACGATGCCATCCTTGAACAGCTGCGCGTCGGTCAGGGCCAGGGTTTCCCGGGTGATCTCATGCACCATGGCCAGGGTCTTGCCCCGATCGGTCTCCCGGGCAAAGGACAGCAGGCTGCGCACGATGTTGCTCACCCGGTCGCCCTCGTTCATGATCCGGAACAGCAGCTCTTCCGTGAGCGGTACCTCGGCCTCCAGCTCATCGATCAGAATCTGCGCCAAGTTGATGATGCTGTTCAAGGGGTTGTTGATCTCATGGGCGACGCCGGCCGCCAGCTCCCCCAGGGAGGACAGATGGCCGGCCCGCATGGCCTCGGTCTGCAGGGTGATGTCCTGGGCGATGAAGACCACGCCCTGGAACTCGCCCTGATCGTTGCGGATGGCTGCTGCCGACAGGAGCACCCGGATCTTCTTGCCACCCTTCGCCTGGTAGATCGTCTCCCCGGTGCCGCCGAACTCATGGATGGAGGCGTCGCTGAAGCCCAGCTCTTCGAAATAGCCCTTGGCAAAGATCATGGCCATGGGCTGCCCGAGCAGCTCCGCCTCGGAGTAGCCCAGAAGGTTGCAGGTGGCCTTGTTGACATGCTGGATAAGGGCATTGCGGTCGACCACGACCAGTGAATTGAGCATGGACTGGATGATGTTGTCCGTGTAGGCCTTGGCGGCGAGCAGCTCGTTGCGCGATTTCTTCAGATCCGAGG
The Thermodesulfobacteriota bacterium genome window above contains:
- a CDS encoding TrkA family potassium uptake protein, which gives rise to MPAPLQIGVIGLGKFGYTFGKTLIKLGQSVLGVDSNAANVARAQQVFTQVFQAEASNKKALQQMGFADLSHVLVSVGDSIAASTMITMYLKELGVPSVWVKAINSDHEKLLRKVGADEVIIPEHLAAKQLANRIANPGFIEYLPFDQKMALKELIVEHWAGRSLREIDLTNRFGVQVVAIRQAAEETFRFIPRANDRLGAGDRLVVIGAAAALAKIEP
- a CDS encoding PAS domain S-box protein, whose product is MKKGLGLKLMVYLSLSLIAVFSVIGFLNMRMYRSHLMMGVHQNADQVSDIIKGSTNYSMLTNERERVYQTITAIGREPGIQKIRIYNKEGYITFSTDPSEVNTMVNMQDDACVVCHSGGSNPPAGEVAIRERSRDYYNRAGSHVLGVISPIKSDPSCVTADCHAHSADQKVLGVLDVIMELDKLDAIQQEYERRFVWYVLLTILFVCVISSLFVFLVVQRPLNEIVAGTERIAAGKLSFSIDVKSEDEIGMLAQSFNAMTSDLKKSRNELLAAKAYTDNIIQSMLNSLVVVDRNALIQHVNKATCNLLGYSEAELLGQPMAMIFAKGYFEELGFSDASIHEFGGTGETIYQAKGGKKIRVLLSAAAIRNDQGEFQGVVFIAQDITLQTEAMRAGHLSSLGELAAGVAHEINNPLNSIINLAQILIDELEAEVPLTEELLFRIMNEGDRVSNIVRSLLSFARETDRGKTLAMVHEITRETLALTDAQLFKDGIVLDLQVPDDLPCLIANFQQIMQVFINIINNARYALNQKYRGAHPDKKLTISGELKHLDGSWVIDVSFLDAGTGIPASIIDKVINPFFTTKPAGQGTGLGLAISHGIVTDHDGKLIIESVEGEYTRVTTRFPVPESEQLSSAEPVSGPVSVQDIDLHG
- a CDS encoding PAS domain S-box protein, whose amino-acid sequence is MKKLKLLYVDDEPASLDNFRISFGKEFNVLTAASGEEGLAVMAANKDVALVVTDQRMDHMSGVDFLEQLQKDYPDTVRLILTAFTDTAEILDAINRGHAFRYVVKPWETKDLRVVLKQAVDAYQTILKNRELTQAFEAKTLSLDKLKAELEERAAALKGSMEDLDAKEVKFRSVVEAASDAIVTVDGEGLIMFWNQGATEIFGYPAAEALGRPFVDLLPKEDRKAVTKMLKKTSSRSRGGVDRLMDLRGVRKDESEFPMEMSESRWRTKDGSFVTLIIRDISSRKAAEEVLRQREAELETHTHNLQEVNAALNVLLVRREEDKRELEERVLTNVKRLIMPYMEKLRNNTELSSTQTAYVTILETNLKEIISPVTAKMAAKYLDLTPKEIQIANLIKEGRTNKDIAKVVRVSINTVLFHRHNLRKKLGLLNKKANLRSYLTSLPT
- a CDS encoding potassium transporter TrkG; this encodes MRRPAPSPLLLPILFFALMILAGTVLLHSPWSAAGSRIGWLDALFTATSATCVTGLTVVDTGTAYSPFGHGVILVLIQAGGLGIMTLTSLIFYLWRQRVSLTDRIAVGQSLLHDPSFRLGSFLVRLVLLTVLIEAAGAILLHLLAPAGFPPFAALFHAVSAFCNAGFSLYASNLMDWRGAWGINLVVMALIILGGIGFSVLIEGQSLLASRLRREWPRRRPSWYAGVVLSTSAFLVVAGAGGLYLSELGGQPASRPWDETILAALFQSVTCRTAGFNTLDIGQMTNISLLIMIILMFIGGAPGSCAGGIKVTTCRTLWAFTRAQLRGRRQAVIGRFAVNSATHSRAIILFVFASGIISIAAFLLTVTEGGTVPHPQAGGIELDVLFEAVSAFGTVGLSTGLTPKLSVAGKLIITALMFVGRLGPILFVAAMQSVQEPELFTWPEDDMLIG
- the lptC gene encoding LPS export ABC transporter periplasmic protein LptC: MSRRPGLPLALAATILATALLRSPLSQFLARTADQAAAPPGTSQPQLAISRAHFVLERRDGEAWELISDQAASTGPGGETLALVGVEAVFRQAGAEALRVTASRGSFETTRQELRLEPDVQGRAASGYRIETPLLSFLVRDQQIVGGGPVLVEGPGFTINGQGLLYRLDTGALTVTGRLSCQAR